In the genome of Salinispirillum sp. LH 10-3-1, one region contains:
- the pheA gene encoding prephenate dehydratase, with amino-acid sequence MATKPTNNPELLKLRDEIDAIDAEIQRLISARANCAKRVADVKLEARKSGEEDAVFYRPEREAQVLQRVMERNDGPLDNEEMAKLFREIMSACLALEKPLEVAYLGPEGTFTQQAALKHFGQWVNTKPLLAIDEVFRDVEAGAVNYGVVPVENSTEGVVNHTLDTFLNSNLKICGEVELRIHQHLMIGKNTQKKAISRIYSHQQSLAQCRKWLDAHMPHVERIAVNSNAEAAKRVHSEWNAAAIAGEMAAELYDLEIISQKIEDRPDNSTRFLIIGQQYVQRSGQDKTSLIVSMRNGPGVLFNLLAAFQKYNVDLTRLETRPSPSGNWAYVFFIDFKGHLEDENVQKAMVEVRERAVEVKELGSYPVAVL; translated from the coding sequence ATGGCAACCAAGCCAACGAATAATCCTGAATTATTGAAGCTGCGTGATGAGATAGACGCCATTGATGCGGAAATCCAACGCCTGATCAGTGCGCGAGCGAACTGCGCCAAGCGCGTGGCCGATGTGAAATTGGAAGCGCGCAAGTCTGGCGAAGAAGACGCGGTGTTTTACCGCCCTGAGCGCGAAGCGCAGGTGTTGCAGCGTGTGATGGAACGCAATGACGGGCCGCTGGACAACGAAGAAATGGCAAAGCTGTTTCGGGAAATTATGTCCGCGTGCCTGGCGCTGGAAAAGCCTTTGGAAGTGGCGTATCTGGGGCCAGAAGGCACCTTTACCCAGCAAGCGGCGCTGAAGCATTTCGGGCAGTGGGTGAACACCAAGCCGTTGCTCGCCATCGATGAAGTGTTTCGTGATGTCGAAGCCGGTGCCGTGAACTACGGCGTGGTGCCGGTCGAGAACTCTACCGAGGGTGTGGTCAACCACACGCTGGATACCTTCTTGAATTCCAATCTAAAAATTTGTGGTGAAGTGGAATTGCGCATTCACCAGCACTTAATGATTGGCAAGAACACGCAAAAGAAAGCCATTTCACGCATCTATTCGCACCAGCAGTCACTGGCCCAGTGCCGTAAATGGCTGGATGCCCATATGCCGCATGTTGAGCGTATTGCCGTGAACAGCAACGCCGAAGCCGCCAAGCGCGTGCATTCGGAGTGGAACGCTGCGGCGATTGCCGGCGAAATGGCGGCCGAGTTGTATGATTTGGAAATCATCAGTCAGAAGATTGAAGACCGCCCAGACAACTCTACGCGCTTCCTGATTATCGGGCAGCAATACGTGCAGCGCAGCGGCCAAGACAAAACCAGCCTGATCGTTTCCATGCGCAACGGCCCGGGTGTGTTGTTCAATCTGTTGGCAGCCTTCCAGAAATACAACGTCGATTTGACCCGCCTGGAAACGCGGCCCTCTCCGAGCGGTAATTGGGCGTATGTCTTCTTTATCGACTTTAAAGGTCATCTGGAAGATGAGAACGTCCAAAAAGCCATGGTAGAAGTGCGCGAGCGGGCGGTAGAAGTTAAAGAACTGGGTTCTTACCCGGTTGCCGTGTTGTAG